A single genomic interval of Juglans regia cultivar Chandler chromosome 1, Walnut 2.0, whole genome shotgun sequence harbors:
- the LOC109000459 gene encoding protein trichome birefringence-like 42 isoform X1, which produces MEATSTINEKWRFCIFACFVGSITLLYCLKHDQDGINLLASGNITITMTSSNDSNQHPSSGMPFLQLSNASEHRKDVNEKEDSCNIFDGKWVYDPTSSPLYHGSQCPFLSEQVSCQRNGRPDSEYEKWSWEAKGCRIPRFNGTNMLERLRGKRVIIVGDSINGNQWESLVCLLYSTISSSRGHIDMNIHDKIFRAKEYNCSVEFYWSPFLVQLEGNEENGGRILRLDKLSDWEKKCRGADIMVFNTGHWWHNGGRLKRWDLFQYKGKVVEEMEVQSAFGMAMRTWARWIDRNVDKTSTKVFFRSFSPVHYGKQRCYNQTQPIKDESYVEKSPNPIVEVVERTIRRMRTPVRYLNITKLSQYRKDGHTTLNTIRQKKLPKAMKQRQPMSHDDCSHWCLPGVPDTWNRLLFASMVMDNSSDNS; this is translated from the exons ATGGAGGCAACTTCCACcataaatgaaaaatggaggTTCTGCATATTTGCATGCTTCGTAGGCTCCATCACCCTGCTTTACTGTCTGAAACATGACCAAGACGGGATAAACCTTTTGGCTTCTGGAAACATTACCATAACTATGACATCGTCCAATGACTCGAACCAACATCCATCATCTGGCATGCCGTTCTTGCAACTATCGAACGCATCAGAACATAGAAAAGACGTAAACGAGAAGGAAGATAGCTGCAATATCTTTGACGGAAAATGGGTATATGATCCAACATCAAGTCCTCTATATCATGGATCACAGTGTCCATTTCTGAGTGAACAAGTGAGTTGCCAAAGGAATGGGAGGCCAGATTCTGAATACGAAAAATGGAGCTGGGAAGCCAAGGGGTGTCGTATTCCGAG GTTTAATGGTACAAACATGTTAGAGAGACTTAGAGGAAAGAGAGTAATTATAGTTGGGGACTCCATCAATGGAAACCAGTGGGAGTCGCTTGTTTGCCTTCTTTACTCCACTATTTCCTCCTCACGTGGTCACATTGACATGAACATACACGACAAAATTTTCCGAGCCAAG GAGTATAATTGTTCTGTTGAATTCTATTGGAGCCCCTTTCTTGTACAATTGGAAGGAAACGAAGAAAATGGTGGTCGAATTCTAAGGTTAGACAAACTTTCTGACTGGGAAAAGAAATGTCGTGGCGCTGATATTATGGTATTTAACACTGGTCACTGGTGGCATAATGGTGGTAGGTTAAAAAG GTGGGACTTGTTCCAATATAAAGgaaaggtggtggaggagatggaGGTCCAATCAGCATTTGGGATGGCAATGAGGACCTGGGCTCGTTGGATTGATCGCAACGTAGACAAGACCAGTACAAAGGTCTTTTTTCGAAGCTTTTCACCAGTACATTATGGGAAGCAGAGGTGCTACAATCAAACCCAACCCATCAAGGACGAGTCTTATGTAGAAAAATCTCCCAATCCCATTGTAGAGGTTGTTGAGAGAACAATTAGACGCATGAGGACGCCAGTGAGGTACTTGAATATCACAAAACTATCGCAATATCGAAAAGATGGGCATACAACACTAAACACAATAAGGCAAAAGAAGCTGCCAAAGGCAATGAAACAAAGACAACCAATGTCTCATGATGATTGCAGCCACTGGTGTTTGCCCGGAGTGCCGGATACATGGAACCGGCTACTATTTGCATCTATGGTCATGGACAACTCTAGTGACAACTCTTAG
- the LOC109000459 gene encoding protein trichome birefringence-like 1 isoform X2, with the protein MGGQILNTKNGAGKPRGVVFRGSFPRFNGTNMLERLRGKRVIIVGDSINGNQWESLVCLLYSTISSSRGHIDMNIHDKIFRAKEYNCSVEFYWSPFLVQLEGNEENGGRILRLDKLSDWEKKCRGADIMVFNTGHWWHNGGRLKRWDLFQYKGKVVEEMEVQSAFGMAMRTWARWIDRNVDKTSTKVFFRSFSPVHYGKQRCYNQTQPIKDESYVEKSPNPIVEVVERTIRRMRTPVRYLNITKLSQYRKDGHTTLNTIRQKKLPKAMKQRQPMSHDDCSHWCLPGVPDTWNRLLFASMVMDNSSDNS; encoded by the exons ATGGGAGGCCAGATTCTGAATACGAAAAATGGAGCTGGGAAGCCAAGGGGTGTCGTATTCCGAG GTTCGTTTCCCAGGTTTAATGGTACAAACATGTTAGAGAGACTTAGAGGAAAGAGAGTAATTATAGTTGGGGACTCCATCAATGGAAACCAGTGGGAGTCGCTTGTTTGCCTTCTTTACTCCACTATTTCCTCCTCACGTGGTCACATTGACATGAACATACACGACAAAATTTTCCGAGCCAAG GAGTATAATTGTTCTGTTGAATTCTATTGGAGCCCCTTTCTTGTACAATTGGAAGGAAACGAAGAAAATGGTGGTCGAATTCTAAGGTTAGACAAACTTTCTGACTGGGAAAAGAAATGTCGTGGCGCTGATATTATGGTATTTAACACTGGTCACTGGTGGCATAATGGTGGTAGGTTAAAAAG GTGGGACTTGTTCCAATATAAAGgaaaggtggtggaggagatggaGGTCCAATCAGCATTTGGGATGGCAATGAGGACCTGGGCTCGTTGGATTGATCGCAACGTAGACAAGACCAGTACAAAGGTCTTTTTTCGAAGCTTTTCACCAGTACATTATGGGAAGCAGAGGTGCTACAATCAAACCCAACCCATCAAGGACGAGTCTTATGTAGAAAAATCTCCCAATCCCATTGTAGAGGTTGTTGAGAGAACAATTAGACGCATGAGGACGCCAGTGAGGTACTTGAATATCACAAAACTATCGCAATATCGAAAAGATGGGCATACAACACTAAACACAATAAGGCAAAAGAAGCTGCCAAAGGCAATGAAACAAAGACAACCAATGTCTCATGATGATTGCAGCCACTGGTGTTTGCCCGGAGTGCCGGATACATGGAACCGGCTACTATTTGCATCTATGGTCATGGACAACTCTAGTGACAACTCTTAG